Proteins encoded together in one Pseudoalteromonas xiamenensis window:
- a CDS encoding pilus assembly FimT family protein, with protein MCRSKTNNIGFTLIELLVVLAIMALTMSLTGGLILKNIGKQQRFVEIEKVKNLLKVVSYESFFNGRNTVVSFRDKSILIKGNNRREIEFKELIFLPSEINFNMYGMSSKTSFSIIVNGG; from the coding sequence ATGTGCCGATCTAAAACTAATAATATAGGCTTTACGCTTATTGAATTACTTGTAGTACTTGCAATCATGGCTTTGACTATGAGTTTGACCGGCGGATTAATATTAAAAAATATAGGTAAACAGCAAAGATTTGTTGAAATTGAAAAAGTTAAAAATTTATTGAAAGTCGTGAGTTATGAATCCTTTTTTAATGGTAGAAATACAGTTGTGTCTTTTAGAGATAAAAGTATCCTTATCAAAGGTAATAACCGAAGGGAGATTGAATTTAAAGAGCTGATTTTTTTGCCATCTGAAATCAACTTCAATATGTACGGTATGTCCTCAAAAACAAGTTTTTCCATTATTGTAAATGGGGGGTAA
- a CDS encoding type II secretion system protein GspK, protein MNKSLGVALIQVLIISAVLAVFCLFLQQNIRFQIDLAAKAKSRIDLRVKLENAESLLFQSLLGHKKYQDKKDTDPIVRNWNFYGESFSISDSVRVTIQDKLGLVNANLANKNLLTNMLVELGYEYKEANHFYDSLEDWKDLDTMRRLNGAEKDDYTDSSYPRNGLIQSVFELTHIKGGQSLKALKFSQYFTTEIASGFNPMNAPDRVLKAYLRNGKFFQQVKSYRDKGELTPLLFYQITGVDSDEYITFATSGFLAVELSAVDGELQITKRIDLKLQPKSMQRPIIIKSVSWKES, encoded by the coding sequence GTGAATAAGTCTCTAGGGGTTGCTTTAATTCAAGTTCTTATAATCTCAGCTGTTTTGGCGGTATTTTGTCTTTTCTTACAACAAAATATCCGTTTTCAAATTGATTTAGCTGCTAAGGCTAAATCTAGAATTGATTTACGTGTAAAACTAGAAAATGCTGAGTCCTTGCTATTTCAATCTTTGTTGGGTCATAAAAAATACCAAGATAAAAAAGATACAGATCCCATCGTAAGAAATTGGAATTTCTATGGGGAAAGCTTCTCAATATCAGATTCGGTTCGTGTCACAATTCAGGATAAGCTTGGATTAGTAAATGCAAATTTAGCAAATAAGAACCTATTAACTAATATGCTTGTTGAGCTAGGCTATGAATATAAAGAAGCGAATCATTTTTATGACTCACTCGAAGATTGGAAAGATTTGGACACTATGCGCCGTTTAAATGGTGCAGAGAAAGATGATTATACTGATTCAAGTTACCCTCGAAACGGCTTAATACAGAGTGTTTTTGAACTAACCCATATAAAAGGTGGGCAAAGTCTAAAAGCGCTTAAATTTAGCCAATATTTTACGACAGAAATCGCTAGTGGGTTTAATCCAATGAATGCCCCAGATAGAGTATTAAAAGCGTATCTTAGAAATGGTAAGTTCTTTCAACAAGTAAAATCCTATAGAGATAAAGGTGAACTTACACCATTGCTGTTTTATCAAATTACAGGTGTGGATTCAGACGAGTACATAACTTTTGCTACGAGTGGCTTCCTTGCTGTAGAATTGAGCGCCGTTGATGGGGAACTGCAAATAACAAAACGGATAGATTTGAAGCTTCAACCGAAATCTATGCAAAGGCCAATTATTATTAAGAGCGTATCGTGGAAAGAGAGTTAA
- a CDS encoding prepilin-type N-terminal cleavage/methylation domain-containing protein, translating into MKIYTMKSVEQGFTLIEVLISSVILFSSIALTSQLYNQIDYLSKKASNSMVYNQIGNVAIDLVKTKIQNSKLASNNRDIAEGSEMINGVSFLWTARLVRRVKPPRDIDDIIEPKERFSVFKVTIMISQKQNVEFNVVVWD; encoded by the coding sequence TTGAAAATCTATACAATGAAAAGCGTTGAACAAGGTTTCACTTTAATAGAAGTGTTGATTTCTTCAGTTATATTATTTAGTTCAATAGCATTGACCTCCCAATTATACAACCAAATCGATTACCTATCAAAAAAAGCATCAAATTCAATGGTTTACAATCAAATTGGTAATGTTGCAATTGATCTCGTGAAAACAAAAATACAGAACTCTAAATTGGCATCGAATAATAGAGATATAGCCGAAGGTTCGGAGATGATAAATGGAGTTTCTTTTCTTTGGACTGCTCGTTTGGTTAGAAGAGTTAAGCCGCCTAGAGATATTGATGATATTATAGAACCAAAAGAACGATTCTCAGTATTTAAAGTTACTATTATGATAAGTCAAAAGCAAAACGTGGAGTTTAACGTTGTCGTCTGGGATTAA
- a CDS encoding secretin N-terminal domain-containing protein: protein MKQLSKFSIFIITTLTLQGCQSVMDPSNTTKAKQVNIGASFLASDSPDDKSPSVTTESGNFAHDSEFERLKQLSNSSKNLKLELDLSQQFDNKNQLQVSANALPMSDFIHYALGELLNVSYVVEPTIKENTTPVTLELKTAVSARRFYQLVQEVLARNNVSISLNEGIFYIFPSRSGNTNSERAFGFGRSRESVPNVASEIIQLVPTKYGVSPGLRNSVAGLVDASVAIDTQQGLLTIQGRREQILRALDLISIIDSPALSAKSIALMNFTYIDSQTFIEKVSKLLQNEGISTSNTLGNASSLQFVPIEHLGKVVAFATADEIIDRVEFWAKQLDKPATGSEQSFFIYHPKYARASDLGVSLAPLLGATATGGRMTQSVPTSGEPRNNSSSDTVKGRTSSSKESFSIEGDNLKLVVDERANALIFYSSGKYYQDLQPILRQLDVMPKQVMMEVVIAEVKLTGSFAKGVQFALTSGPESSRQEKFNFSSKNGFSYEIVGLPGSVTLNLAQKDGQINVLSRPTLLVRDGVAANISVGDDIPTAGSTISDPINSNRETTTIQYRKTGVELNVTPTINAQGTVIMSIEQKISSVNKEASVGIDSPAIFERTISTEVVAGNGQTVLLGGLIRQEQSSGASSVPMMGSLPIIGHLFRSDESSSDKTELVVLVTPKIIQSNEDWMKVEQSFKKGLENLVF, encoded by the coding sequence ATGAAGCAGTTGAGTAAATTTTCGATATTCATCATTACAACCTTAACTTTACAGGGTTGTCAGAGTGTTATGGATCCGAGTAACACGACGAAAGCCAAACAAGTTAACATAGGTGCATCATTCCTGGCATCGGACTCACCTGATGATAAATCGCCAAGTGTAACTACTGAAAGCGGGAATTTTGCGCATGACAGTGAGTTCGAGCGGTTAAAACAGCTCTCTAACTCCTCAAAAAATTTAAAGTTAGAGCTTGATTTGTCGCAACAATTCGATAATAAAAATCAGCTTCAAGTCTCGGCAAATGCATTACCCATGAGTGATTTTATTCATTATGCGTTGGGAGAGTTATTAAATGTTTCTTATGTTGTCGAACCTACCATCAAAGAGAATACTACGCCAGTAACTCTTGAACTTAAAACAGCGGTAAGTGCACGTCGCTTCTATCAGTTGGTGCAAGAGGTTCTCGCTCGAAACAACGTTAGCATTTCGTTGAATGAGGGAATTTTTTACATATTTCCTAGTCGAAGCGGAAATACAAACTCAGAAAGAGCGTTTGGATTCGGCCGCTCTAGAGAGAGTGTGCCAAATGTTGCTAGCGAAATCATACAACTAGTACCAACTAAATACGGCGTTTCGCCAGGTCTTCGGAATTCCGTGGCTGGTTTAGTAGATGCAAGCGTTGCGATTGACACTCAGCAAGGTTTATTAACAATTCAAGGAAGAAGAGAGCAAATATTAAGAGCTTTAGATTTAATTTCGATTATTGATAGTCCTGCGCTGAGTGCAAAGTCGATTGCTCTTATGAATTTTACATACATCGATTCACAGACGTTTATTGAAAAAGTTAGTAAGCTATTACAAAACGAAGGTATTAGTACCAGCAATACACTAGGCAACGCTTCGAGTTTGCAGTTTGTGCCAATTGAACATCTTGGAAAGGTAGTCGCCTTTGCAACAGCAGACGAAATAATTGACCGAGTAGAGTTCTGGGCAAAGCAATTGGATAAGCCAGCTACAGGCTCTGAACAAAGCTTCTTTATTTATCATCCTAAGTATGCACGCGCGTCAGATCTTGGTGTTAGTTTAGCTCCTTTGTTAGGTGCTACAGCAACCGGAGGTAGAATGACTCAATCCGTTCCAACTTCCGGAGAGCCTAGAAACAACTCAAGTAGTGATACAGTTAAAGGTAGAACCAGTTCGAGTAAAGAAAGCTTTTCCATTGAAGGCGATAACCTAAAATTAGTTGTCGATGAACGCGCGAATGCACTAATTTTTTACTCCTCAGGGAAATACTACCAAGACTTACAGCCTATTTTAAGGCAACTGGATGTTATGCCCAAACAGGTTATGATGGAGGTAGTCATAGCGGAAGTAAAATTGACGGGGAGTTTTGCTAAAGGGGTTCAATTTGCCTTAACTAGTGGCCCTGAATCATCACGACAAGAAAAGTTTAATTTTAGTTCAAAAAATGGATTTAGTTATGAGATTGTGGGTCTGCCTGGATCTGTAACACTCAATTTGGCACAAAAAGATGGCCAAATAAATGTCTTATCTCGGCCCACTTTACTTGTTCGAGATGGTGTAGCCGCTAACATCAGTGTGGGTGATGATATACCAACAGCGGGAAGTACGATCTCTGATCCAATAAACAGTAATCGCGAAACAACCACGATTCAGTACAGAAAAACGGGTGTTGAACTTAATGTGACCCCCACTATTAATGCCCAAGGCACGGTAATAATGTCAATAGAGCAGAAAATATCGAGTGTAAATAAGGAAGCAAGTGTTGGGATAGATTCGCCAGCTATTTTTGAAAGGACGATAAGTACAGAAGTCGTTGCTGGAAATGGCCAGACTGTATTGTTAGGTGGATTGATTAGGCAAGAGCAATCTTCTGGTGCGTCATCGGTACCAATGATGGGAAGTCTTCCTATTATTGGTCATCTATTTAGATCGGATGAAAGCAGTTCTGATAAAACAGAGCTTGTTGTGTTGGTGACACCAAAAATAATTCAAAGTAATGAAGATTGGATGAAAGTTGAACAAAGCTTTAAAAAAGGATTGGAAAATTTGGTGTTTTAG
- the gspG gene encoding type II secretion system major pseudopilin GspG, whose translation MKKNSGFSLIEMMIVLIIIGLLGSIVAPKLFSKVSSSKKKTALAQMQMVETAIDTYRLDMGNVPAKLEQLVSGSAPGWDGPYLPKAVPLDPWGKPYIYSVPGENGKAFSIMTYGLDGEKGGEGENEDIVLK comes from the coding sequence ATGAAAAAAAATAGTGGTTTTAGCTTAATTGAAATGATGATTGTATTAATCATAATCGGTTTGTTGGGTTCTATAGTTGCCCCAAAACTTTTTTCCAAAGTAAGCTCCTCTAAGAAAAAAACAGCTTTGGCGCAAATGCAAATGGTCGAGACAGCAATTGACACTTACCGTCTCGACATGGGAAATGTACCTGCTAAATTGGAGCAACTCGTATCAGGCAGTGCGCCAGGTTGGGATGGACCCTATTTGCCAAAGGCCGTACCTTTAGATCCATGGGGAAAGCCATATATTTATTCGGTTCCTGGTGAAAATGGCAAAGCATTCTCCATTATGACTTATGGCTTAGACGGCGAAAAAGGTGGAGAAGGTGAAAATGAGGACATCGTTTTAAAATGA
- a CDS encoding type II secretion system F family protein, whose protein sequence is MEFEYKAIDNHGNRNEGIIEAENYDEAMRVLDSRGLSPLKISEINNTSPLTLFSSKKVGLSQIEFFTNELSLLLESGIKVDKAIDIIRQSNSGLALGTLLNQISSSLKKGDTLSEAFGKHEKIFGPLYIQLLKIGEASGSLSDVLKKLARDLKFQMDLRNQINTALAYPSIIFFVCMAAIYFVLTFIVPKMAGIIVNLDEAPWYTQLIIRTSNYFNEYQFFIIGSLISIIVSLVYLFQKDHVREWLYVKVSRFPGLGKILITSERIRFSQSIAMMLDAGLQLDVALELTRNTMKHPDFRRDSSLALKQLKAGKQLGEVLSKTRIFPSFFLSIIKVGEETGRLSVVFEDIATRSRVDMENAIRKFTTMLEPMMLLFMGGFVGGVVIVMLMSMVSMNDVPI, encoded by the coding sequence ATGGAATTTGAATATAAAGCTATCGATAATCACGGAAATCGGAATGAGGGGATAATTGAAGCGGAAAATTATGATGAGGCAATGCGTGTTCTTGATAGTAGAGGATTGTCCCCGTTAAAAATATCTGAAATTAATAATACTTCTCCACTTACACTATTTTCATCAAAAAAAGTTGGTTTATCTCAGATTGAGTTTTTTACGAATGAATTATCACTTCTATTAGAAAGTGGTATCAAAGTCGACAAGGCAATTGATATTATAAGACAATCGAACTCAGGTCTGGCATTAGGTACGTTATTAAATCAGATTTCATCTTCATTAAAGAAAGGTGATACTTTAAGTGAAGCCTTTGGTAAACATGAAAAAATATTTGGACCGCTTTATATTCAGCTTCTCAAAATAGGAGAAGCATCTGGTAGTCTATCTGATGTTCTAAAAAAATTGGCAAGAGATTTAAAGTTTCAAATGGATTTGAGGAATCAGATAAATACAGCGCTTGCTTATCCATCTATAATATTTTTTGTTTGTATGGCTGCGATTTATTTTGTGCTCACTTTTATTGTTCCAAAAATGGCTGGCATTATAGTTAACTTGGATGAAGCCCCTTGGTACACTCAATTAATAATAAGAACGAGTAATTATTTTAACGAGTATCAATTTTTTATAATTGGAAGTTTGATTTCAATAATTGTGTCGTTGGTTTACTTATTCCAAAAAGATCACGTCAGGGAATGGCTATATGTTAAGGTGTCACGTTTTCCTGGTCTTGGTAAAATTCTAATTACGTCTGAGCGAATACGTTTTTCACAGTCAATAGCTATGATGCTTGATGCGGGCTTACAATTAGATGTAGCGTTGGAACTTACACGAAACACAATGAAACATCCTGATTTCCGTCGGGATTCTAGCTTAGCCCTTAAACAGCTAAAGGCAGGGAAGCAACTAGGTGAGGTATTGAGCAAGACTAGAATTTTTCCATCTTTTTTCCTTTCGATTATAAAAGTTGGAGAAGAAACTGGACGTTTGTCAGTTGTTTTCGAGGATATAGCAACGAGATCTAGAGTTGACATGGAAAACGCAATTCGTAAATTTACCACAATGCTCGAACCAATGATGTTACTGTTTATGGGAGGATTTGTTGGAGGTGTTGTGATTGTGATGTTGATGAGTATGGTGTCTATGAACGATGTGCCGATCTAA
- a CDS encoding GspE/PulE family protein, with protein sequence MNLKELLVNKFNVSKLDLEKASTYQDRYGGRLENVLVNLGCLTEEDLTQLYHYLLGYELFDPETYSPWFPSKNVPFSYHSTLKELNCILLDVINNQWVIACKDPLDSELSEFLNSKGVELCVLLATESQLQTYFYEIQSQSELSDISDELTGAEEAKLRELASEAPTVNLLNSLITRALARGASDMHLEPLKGKFRIRFRIDGVLHDVELLSPKMQLPIITRLKILSGMDIAEKRRPQDGKIEMRIANQELDIRVSALPLNDGESVVLRFLRKDSIRHDMSVLGLSKDTQNLILDDLKKTTGVILLTGPTGSGKTTTLYTFLNELNNEDVKIITLEDPVEYQLEGINQVQVNADIGFDFAAGLRSIVRQDPDIIMVGEIRDKETAQIALQSALTGHLVFSTVHTNDAASAYTRLLDLGVEEFLLNAALVSVVAQRLARKLCEKCAVQHPNPDELFIQYPLHRIVKNSNISEVQIKAPVGCEHCNGSGFKGRIALNEYLRCDDVIKSIPKDEQFIPKAHDHNTSLKRRNLLEDGFYKVLQGITTIDEVLRVAG encoded by the coding sequence ATGAATCTAAAAGAACTTCTTGTAAACAAGTTCAATGTTTCAAAACTAGATTTGGAAAAAGCGTCAACGTACCAAGATAGATATGGTGGCCGGCTAGAAAATGTTCTTGTGAATTTAGGTTGTTTAACTGAAGAAGATTTGACTCAGCTTTATCATTATTTACTGGGATATGAATTGTTCGACCCGGAAACATATTCGCCCTGGTTCCCGTCAAAAAATGTCCCATTTAGTTATCATTCTACGTTGAAGGAATTAAATTGTATTCTTTTGGACGTAATAAATAATCAATGGGTGATTGCATGTAAAGATCCGTTGGATTCGGAACTGTCAGAGTTTTTGAATTCAAAAGGTGTAGAACTCTGCGTCTTGCTGGCAACCGAAAGCCAATTACAAACCTATTTCTATGAAATTCAAAGCCAAAGTGAGCTTTCCGATATTAGTGATGAGCTTACGGGGGCGGAAGAAGCTAAGTTGCGAGAACTTGCATCAGAAGCTCCAACTGTAAATTTATTGAATTCATTAATAACTAGGGCGTTAGCTCGTGGTGCATCAGATATGCATCTCGAACCTTTGAAAGGTAAATTCAGGATCCGGTTTCGTATAGATGGAGTTTTGCATGACGTCGAACTCTTGTCACCAAAAATGCAACTTCCAATTATTACGCGATTGAAAATTCTATCTGGAATGGATATTGCGGAAAAACGTCGGCCACAAGATGGTAAAATTGAAATGCGGATAGCTAATCAAGAGCTCGATATTCGTGTTTCTGCGTTACCACTCAATGATGGTGAAAGTGTCGTGCTACGTTTTCTAAGAAAAGATAGTATTAGGCATGATATGTCAGTGCTTGGGTTGTCCAAAGACACTCAAAATTTGATACTGGATGATCTCAAAAAGACGACAGGGGTAATTTTATTAACTGGACCTACAGGTTCAGGGAAAACGACAACTTTGTATACTTTTTTGAATGAACTTAACAATGAAGATGTAAAAATCATCACGTTAGAAGATCCAGTCGAATATCAGCTTGAGGGGATAAATCAGGTCCAAGTCAATGCTGACATCGGATTCGATTTTGCAGCTGGTTTACGTTCAATCGTACGACAAGATCCCGATATTATCATGGTAGGTGAAATACGCGATAAGGAAACCGCACAGATAGCACTGCAATCCGCGTTAACTGGACATTTGGTGTTTAGCACTGTTCACACCAATGATGCGGCTAGTGCTTACACGCGCTTACTTGATTTGGGTGTAGAAGAGTTTTTGCTAAATGCAGCATTAGTTTCAGTAGTTGCACAAAGACTTGCTCGCAAACTATGTGAAAAGTGTGCTGTCCAGCACCCTAATCCCGATGAACTATTTATTCAATATCCGTTACATCGAATTGTAAAAAATTCAAATATAAGTGAAGTGCAGATTAAAGCACCTGTAGGATGCGAACATTGCAATGGCTCAGGTTTTAAAGGGCGAATTGCGCTAAATGAATATCTGCGATGCGACGATGTGATCAAGTCTATTCCAAAGGATGAACAGTTTATTCCGAAAGCTCATGATCACAACACAAGTCTTAAACGGCGAAATCTGCTTGAAGATGGTTTTTACAAAGTACTTCAGGGAATCACTACTATCGATGAAGTTTTGAGAGTGGCTGGATAG
- the wecA gene encoding UDP-N-acetylglucosamine--undecaprenyl-phosphate N-acetylglucosaminephosphotransferase, with protein MDELFSYRLSKLVLSNIVIFFASFLSLFLFRKLAKVVNLVDVPSERKNHKGRIPLVGGVAIFVIVCGYLWLSDNGMTNIDVYLICAISLLIIGVIDDLIDVSFKLRLVVQAGVAFAMIYFAGLSLSQVGNLIGPFELNIGLFGVIATLIAVVGAINAFNMVDGIDGLLGGLATVSFSSMAILFYFAGHVELFAFSIAVVVATLPYILMNLGVPFGRRFKIFMGDAGSTVIGFTVVWLLLEGSQGSVVAIRPVTALWIAAIPIMDAVSTIMRRIKKGQSPFKPDREHLHHILQRLGVGPKMTLFVICSIASLFALVGILAQLNSIPDYFMFYGFILCQVLYNQIMHNIWKITVIARKLLNVPHKQEQKENEERTGL; from the coding sequence ATGGATGAATTATTCTCTTATAGGTTATCTAAATTGGTACTAAGTAACATTGTCATTTTTTTTGCGTCTTTCCTAAGTTTGTTTCTTTTTAGAAAGTTAGCAAAAGTTGTAAATCTAGTTGATGTTCCCAGTGAGCGAAAGAACCACAAGGGTCGTATACCTTTGGTTGGAGGTGTCGCTATTTTCGTAATTGTGTGCGGCTACCTATGGTTGTCTGATAATGGTATGACAAATATCGATGTTTACCTCATATGCGCAATTAGTTTACTTATCATTGGTGTCATTGATGATTTGATTGATGTTTCATTCAAGTTACGACTTGTTGTTCAGGCTGGCGTCGCTTTTGCGATGATTTATTTCGCAGGCCTGAGTTTATCTCAAGTTGGAAATTTAATAGGCCCTTTTGAACTCAATATTGGTCTTTTTGGAGTTATAGCAACCCTTATTGCTGTTGTTGGTGCAATTAATGCGTTCAATATGGTGGATGGCATTGATGGGCTTTTAGGTGGGCTTGCTACAGTTTCTTTCAGTTCTATGGCTATTTTATTTTACTTCGCTGGCCATGTTGAGCTATTTGCCTTCAGCATTGCTGTTGTAGTCGCTACTTTGCCTTACATATTGATGAATTTAGGAGTCCCTTTTGGTAGACGATTTAAAATTTTTATGGGGGATGCTGGTAGTACGGTAATTGGTTTCACAGTCGTATGGTTACTGCTAGAAGGCTCACAGGGAAGCGTTGTTGCAATACGTCCTGTCACGGCGTTATGGATTGCGGCGATCCCAATTATGGATGCTGTTTCAACTATTATGAGGCGGATCAAGAAGGGACAATCCCCTTTTAAGCCTGACCGTGAACATCTGCATCATATTCTGCAAAGGCTCGGTGTTGGTCCTAAAATGACACTTTTCGTTATTTGTTCAATAGCCAGCTTGTTCGCATTAGTAGGGATATTAGCTCAACTTAATAGCATCCCAGACTATTTCATGTTCTATGGATTTATCCTCTGTCAGGTTTTATACAATCAAATAATGCATAATATTTGGAAGATAACGGTTATTGCTCGCAAACTACTAAATGTACCTCATAAGCAAGAACAAAAAGAGAACGAAGAAAGAACAGGACTATGA
- a CDS encoding flippase, with amino-acid sequence MINRDIANIAILYLEKIVVLSIGFATTILLARSLGPEEFGLYSFILASGFLLLPFTQVGLNNLCGKYFNLYPNNAHHFFKAAMLVRAIFSILAILLSFCLAEINDGLIVEKSSLLLLVLLQSFNCFNLIEFIYLSKGLTKQCSIIRVTAKLLSRTMLLFAVMNDSPLFILVLLTGVEYIFSALGYCYLYFSSNLPTKNRVNTDVVRTAKRLFHQSKWLALSSIASILYLKIDQLMIGSILGNEEVGYYSAALKFSEIWFIFPVVIANVFMTKFVYLFHSSNSTYWRFQQKLFKIAFSICCVLIISIYFTADLVVKNLYGTGYTDSVNVLKIHIFAVIFVFFRAFVSKWLILSKNYNLSLYSHLFGAGINIILNCILIPSYGISGAAIASVFAYFSSSFLFLFLFRDGRSYISNLLQSKD; translated from the coding sequence TTGATAAATAGAGATATTGCCAACATTGCTATATTGTATTTAGAGAAAATCGTTGTATTGTCAATCGGTTTTGCAACTACAATATTACTAGCAAGGTCATTGGGACCTGAAGAGTTTGGCCTCTACTCCTTTATTTTGGCTTCTGGATTTCTACTCCTTCCATTTACGCAAGTGGGGCTAAATAACCTATGTGGAAAGTACTTCAATCTTTATCCAAATAATGCGCATCATTTTTTTAAAGCGGCAATGCTCGTTCGGGCGATTTTTTCGATACTCGCAATACTGCTTTCTTTCTGCTTAGCTGAGATTAATGATGGGCTGATAGTTGAAAAGTCATCTCTTCTTTTACTTGTCCTTCTTCAATCATTCAATTGCTTTAATTTAATCGAATTCATATATCTATCCAAAGGTTTAACCAAACAGTGTTCTATAATACGTGTAACAGCAAAACTGCTCTCAAGAACTATGTTGCTTTTTGCTGTAATGAACGACTCTCCTTTGTTTATTTTAGTCCTACTTACAGGTGTAGAATACATATTTAGTGCCCTCGGATATTGTTATTTATATTTTTCTAGTAACTTGCCTACTAAAAATCGCGTTAACACGGATGTTGTTAGAACGGCAAAACGGCTCTTTCATCAATCAAAATGGCTAGCACTCTCTAGTATTGCATCTATTTTGTACCTCAAAATCGATCAACTTATGATTGGTTCAATACTCGGAAATGAGGAGGTTGGTTACTACTCTGCAGCTCTAAAATTTTCTGAAATTTGGTTCATTTTTCCTGTAGTGATAGCAAATGTATTTATGACAAAGTTTGTCTATTTATTTCATAGCTCAAATTCAACTTATTGGCGATTTCAACAAAAGCTGTTTAAAATCGCGTTTTCTATATGTTGTGTTTTGATTATAAGCATCTATTTCACTGCAGATTTGGTAGTTAAAAATCTTTATGGAACGGGCTATACTGACTCAGTAAATGTACTGAAAATACATATTTTTGCTGTAATCTTTGTCTTTTTTAGAGCTTTTGTAAGCAAATGGCTGATACTTTCTAAAAACTACAATTTAAGTCTTTACAGCCACTTATTTGGTGCGGGAATTAATATTATATTGAACTGCATTTTAATCCCAAGCTATGGTATTTCTGGTGCCGCTATCGCGAGCGTTTTCGCTTATTTTAGCTCAAGTTTTTTATTTTTATTCCTGTTCCGTGATGGCAGGAGCTATATTTCAAATTTACTCCAAAGTAAAGATTAA
- a CDS encoding prepilin-type N-terminal cleavage/methylation domain-containing protein — protein MSSGIKASKQIGFTLVELMISTSILMVVIFTGYYSYSLYSNSWEKRAGVFWQETNAGISIELLNKVISSCFPYIVESTNEPNLNTFLFQGTNDDITCISKEALFSSKEALVNIVFDGGEKSIYYRELPFDDYFLTKWPSKSFSWKHRILILGNVDKVNFRYFGYKGIEQAVDSNSDKAIGEVLDSANQAAYYSSYNSVERRVFPLSIEIELYSPKLLEPTTMLHYNFDRFSFESLLNYRQYQE, from the coding sequence TTGTCGTCTGGGATTAAAGCTAGCAAGCAAATTGGTTTTACATTAGTTGAATTGATGATTTCGACATCCATTCTTATGGTTGTTATTTTTACTGGTTATTATTCTTACAGTTTGTATTCTAATTCGTGGGAGAAGAGGGCGGGTGTTTTTTGGCAAGAAACAAACGCTGGTATATCGATTGAACTCCTGAATAAAGTAATTTCTTCTTGTTTCCCATATATAGTTGAGTCAACGAACGAGCCTAACCTTAATACTTTTTTATTTCAAGGAACTAATGATGATATAACTTGTATTTCAAAAGAAGCTCTTTTCTCTTCAAAAGAGGCGTTGGTAAATATTGTTTTTGATGGAGGGGAAAAAAGTATTTATTATAGAGAGTTACCTTTTGATGACTATTTTTTAACGAAGTGGCCGAGTAAAAGCTTCAGTTGGAAACATCGGATTTTGATTTTAGGTAATGTTGATAAGGTTAATTTTAGATATTTTGGTTACAAGGGTATAGAGCAGGCGGTAGATTCTAATTCAGATAAAGCTATTGGTGAGGTTTTAGATTCAGCTAATCAAGCTGCTTATTATTCAAGTTATAATTCGGTTGAAAGGCGAGTCTTTCCTTTGAGTATTGAAATTGAACTGTACAGTCCAAAATTACTCGAACCCACCACTATGTTACACTATAACTTTGACCGGTTTTCATTTGAATCATTGCTTAATTACCGTCAATATCAGGAGTAG